From a region of the Sesamum indicum cultivar Zhongzhi No. 13 linkage group LG3, S_indicum_v1.0, whole genome shotgun sequence genome:
- the LOC105158576 gene encoding thioredoxin-like protein AAED1, chloroplastic isoform X1 encodes MAKVMSRWILTSSTSLLFPSTRSQKSLVPPQSVAVTTKPIRRALSSRKPSGLSLVAKAASSTASAAVPDDIADVLGEVSIFTAAGEPVKFKDLWDQKEGMAVVALLRHFGCFFCWEFAEALRESKEKFDLAGVKLIVVGVGTPDKAQILAERLPFPLDSLFADPDHKAYDILGLYYGLRRTFLNPASTKVFSRVDALKKAMKNYTIKATPDDRSSVLQQGGMFVFKGKQLLYARKEEGSGDHAPLDDIFNICCMKP; translated from the exons ATGGCGAAAGTAATGTCTCGATGGATTCTCACTTCCTCCACATCACTTCTCTTCCCGTCTACCCGCTCTCAAAAATCGCTAGTCCCACCTCAATCTGTTGCAGTTACAACCAAGCCGATCCGTAGAGCACTCTCTTCAAGAAAGCCTAGTGGACTATCGCTTGTGGCCAAGGCTGCTTCTTCTACGGCCTCCGCCGCTGTGCCTGACGACATCGCGGATGTGCTCGGGGAAGTTAGCATCTTCACTGCCGCCGGAGAGCCCGTCAAATTCAAGGATCTATGGGATCAAAAGGAG GGAATGGCTGTAGTTGCACTTCTGAGACATTTTGGATGTTTTTTTTG TTGGGAGTTTGCTGAAGCACTTAGAGAATCAAAGGAGAAATTTGACTTGGCTGGTGTGAAGCTAATTGTTGTTGGAGTTGGTACTCCTGACAAAGCTCAAATTCTTGCCGAAAGG TTACCATTTCCATTGGATTCCCTCTTTGCTGACCCTGACCATAAG GCATATGACATTTTGGGCTTATATTATGGTCTTCGCCGCACATTTCTCAACCCAGCAAGT ACCAAAGTATTTTCAAGAGTGGATGCTCTGAAAAAGGCTATGAAGAACTACACTATTAAAGCCACACCAGATGATAGAAGTAGTGTCTTGCAACAG GGAGGAATGTTTGTATTTAAAGGAAAGCAATTATTATATGCCAGAAAGGAGGAAGGGAGCGGCGACCATGCTCCCTTGGATGACATCTTCAATATCTGCTGCATGAAGCCTTAG
- the LOC105158576 gene encoding thioredoxin-like protein AAED1, chloroplastic isoform X2: MAKVMSRWILTSSTSLLFPSTRSQKSLVPPQSVAVTTKPIRRALSSRKPSGLSLVAKAASSTASAAVPDDIADVLGEVSIFTAAGEPVKFKDLWDQKEGMAVVALLRHFGCFFCWEFAEALRESKEKFDLAGVKLIVVGVGTPDKAQILAERTKVFSRVDALKKAMKNYTIKATPDDRSSVLQQGGMFVFKGKQLLYARKEEGSGDHAPLDDIFNICCMKP, translated from the exons ATGGCGAAAGTAATGTCTCGATGGATTCTCACTTCCTCCACATCACTTCTCTTCCCGTCTACCCGCTCTCAAAAATCGCTAGTCCCACCTCAATCTGTTGCAGTTACAACCAAGCCGATCCGTAGAGCACTCTCTTCAAGAAAGCCTAGTGGACTATCGCTTGTGGCCAAGGCTGCTTCTTCTACGGCCTCCGCCGCTGTGCCTGACGACATCGCGGATGTGCTCGGGGAAGTTAGCATCTTCACTGCCGCCGGAGAGCCCGTCAAATTCAAGGATCTATGGGATCAAAAGGAG GGAATGGCTGTAGTTGCACTTCTGAGACATTTTGGATGTTTTTTTTG TTGGGAGTTTGCTGAAGCACTTAGAGAATCAAAGGAGAAATTTGACTTGGCTGGTGTGAAGCTAATTGTTGTTGGAGTTGGTACTCCTGACAAAGCTCAAATTCTTGCCGAAAGG ACCAAAGTATTTTCAAGAGTGGATGCTCTGAAAAAGGCTATGAAGAACTACACTATTAAAGCCACACCAGATGATAGAAGTAGTGTCTTGCAACAG GGAGGAATGTTTGTATTTAAAGGAAAGCAATTATTATATGCCAGAAAGGAGGAAGGGAGCGGCGACCATGCTCCCTTGGATGACATCTTCAATATCTGCTGCATGAAGCCTTAG